In the Sinorhizobium garamanticum genome, one interval contains:
- a CDS encoding acetyl-CoA carboxylase biotin carboxylase subunit — protein MRKLPFDTVLIANRGEIAVRVIKTLRELKLRSAIVYHDLDAEAPAVSMADIAIAVSGRTPVATYLDTAQIIAAAREASVGAIHPGYGFLSENAQFARTVVESGFAFVGPTPESTQLMGDKARNFVQRNGFPVVPSAIEEDDPGSFIQRARSIGAPLLVKASAGGGGKGMRIVRDLDTLEPTIAQARSEAQRYFGDGRLYIERYIEKPRHIEVQVLGDSFRNIIHLFERECSIQRRFQKVIEEAPASTLPLGLRERICETAVGIARAANYRNAGTVEFIVDEGEFYVLEMNARLQVEHPVTEMITGIDIVAEQLYVSGGHELRFSQPDIVSTGHAIEARVCAEAPERGFAPTTGKILVLDYPRGRDLRIDSGILQGQ, from the coding sequence ATGCGAAAATTACCCTTCGATACAGTTCTGATCGCCAATAGAGGCGAGATTGCCGTGCGTGTCATCAAGACCCTGCGCGAGCTCAAACTGCGCTCCGCAATTGTCTACCACGATCTCGATGCCGAAGCGCCGGCCGTCTCAATGGCCGACATTGCGATTGCCGTAAGCGGTCGCACGCCAGTCGCGACCTATCTTGATACCGCACAAATCATCGCTGCCGCCCGCGAGGCGAGCGTCGGGGCGATACACCCAGGATATGGATTCCTTTCAGAAAATGCGCAGTTCGCGAGGACGGTCGTCGAGTCTGGGTTCGCCTTCGTCGGGCCCACTCCCGAGAGCACCCAATTGATGGGCGACAAGGCCCGCAACTTTGTTCAGCGGAACGGATTTCCGGTCGTGCCTTCGGCGATCGAAGAAGATGACCCGGGATCGTTCATCCAGAGGGCGCGATCCATTGGAGCGCCCCTGCTGGTAAAAGCATCGGCTGGCGGCGGCGGCAAGGGCATGCGGATCGTCCGCGACCTCGATACCTTGGAACCCACCATTGCGCAGGCACGCAGTGAGGCGCAGCGCTACTTCGGGGATGGTCGGCTCTACATCGAACGATATATCGAAAAGCCGCGGCATATCGAAGTGCAGGTGCTTGGCGATTCCTTCAGGAACATCATTCATTTGTTCGAGCGGGAATGCTCGATCCAGCGCAGATTTCAGAAGGTCATTGAGGAGGCGCCCGCGTCAACGCTTCCCCTGGGGTTGCGCGAGAGAATCTGTGAAACTGCCGTGGGTATCGCTCGAGCCGCTAACTATCGAAACGCAGGCACTGTGGAATTCATCGTTGATGAAGGAGAGTTCTATGTTCTCGAGATGAACGCGCGCCTGCAGGTGGAGCATCCCGTCACCGAAATGATCACTGGCATCGATATTGTTGCCGAACAGCTCTATGTCTCGGGAGGCCACGAGCTTAGATTTTCGCAGCCGGATATCGTGTCGACAGGACACGCGATCGAAGCGAGGGTGTGTGCTGAAGCTCCTGAACGCGGCTTTGCTCCCACGACCGGGAAGATACTGGTGCTCGACTATCCCCGCGGTCGAGACCTACGGATCGACAGTGGCATCTTGCAAGGGCAGTAG
- a CDS encoding amidase family protein, whose product MCGISGVIDRCATSSIDAQQLRRCAKTRDVIGPISRSAEDTALLAAAIAGFASDDVTTSSENVSDYKFYSSSSKLSQLSIGYDPAICAAINDAQVRALFVSTSNALADLGHRLITT is encoded by the coding sequence GTGTGCGGCATTTCCGGTGTCATCGACCGCTGTGCGACCAGCTCAATTGATGCGCAGCAACTGCGCCGTTGCGCCAAAACGCGAGACGTGATCGGCCCGATCTCGCGTTCCGCCGAAGATACAGCTCTTCTGGCTGCAGCAATTGCCGGGTTCGCTTCAGATGATGTAACGACCTCATCGGAAAATGTATCTGACTACAAGTTCTACTCCAGCTCGTCGAAGCTGTCCCAATTGTCGATCGGATATGACCCCGCAATATGCGCTGCAATAAATGACGCGCAGGTGCGGGCACTCTTTGTGTCCACATCGAACGCATTGGCTGATTTAGGGCATAGACTCATAACGACCTGA
- a CDS encoding NAD(P)-dependent oxidoreductase — translation MALKLATYGHVPARFRRTLSTFGELVDLSSLAARSDNGYYDALILGDCDEGAILGSDRYRFSQLCLYGTQYGGDLLRSVAAVSERILDPYVKHRASIADYIASLAVSLLSKVVQEDPYVRSGMWAINDFSPPLRRGLPFVRIGIAGAPEVSETVSTRCTAFGMEVAVFAADHRSHKLPVFSSLEELAMWADLLVIASKFRGGPAILLSRHLVQHLGRDGALILLSGTTQRDVEVVQEMLEDGSIAGAALCVERSNLFLDHPIFSMHNLILSPRSAIHSQQSLGAIEGDICARLAPEPREQGPKTP, via the coding sequence ATGGCCTTGAAACTCGCGACATATGGGCATGTACCCGCGCGGTTCCGCAGAACACTGTCTACATTTGGCGAGTTGGTGGACCTGAGTTCATTGGCAGCCCGTTCGGACAATGGCTATTATGACGCATTGATCCTCGGGGATTGCGATGAGGGCGCAATCTTAGGGAGCGATCGCTATCGTTTCAGCCAGCTGTGCCTCTATGGAACTCAGTATGGCGGCGACCTCCTTCGATCGGTCGCTGCTGTTTCTGAGCGCATCTTGGATCCATATGTTAAACATCGCGCGAGTATCGCGGACTACATTGCCTCCCTCGCCGTCAGCCTTCTTTCGAAGGTGGTTCAAGAAGATCCATACGTTCGGTCCGGCATGTGGGCTATCAACGACTTTTCACCACCCTTAAGGCGAGGGCTCCCGTTTGTTCGCATAGGAATCGCTGGCGCGCCAGAGGTCTCCGAAACGGTCTCGACCCGATGCACGGCATTTGGAATGGAAGTCGCCGTTTTTGCAGCTGACCACAGGTCGCACAAACTTCCGGTTTTTAGTTCCCTCGAAGAACTAGCGATGTGGGCGGATCTTCTCGTGATCGCTAGTAAATTCCGTGGCGGCCCGGCAATACTTCTCTCAAGGCACCTGGTTCAGCACCTTGGACGCGACGGAGCGCTCATTTTGCTTTCGGGCACCACGCAACGGGATGTCGAAGTAGTTCAGGAAATGTTGGAAGACGGCTCTATAGCGGGCGCCGCACTTTGCGTAGAACGGTCGAACTTGTTCCTCGACCATCCGATATTCTCGATGCACAATCTCATCCTCTCCCCAAGATCAGCAATCCATTCGCAACAAAGCCTCGGTGCGATCGAGGGTGATATATGCGCGCGCCTTGCTCCAGAACCTCGCGAACAAGGGCCGAAAACACCCTGA
- a CDS encoding formyltransferase family protein, whose amino-acid sequence MIIGLGKKILFAGTRGLSVRCLAFLADVLGSSRIAAVLGAPRDDDPWWKGESWIELWDLADLRGIRYVSEDEVETVDYDSIVSVMWNKVFSPGVLSAATFGGINFHPARLPDYRGSFARTHAILNEDRSFSVTMHYIVERVDAGDIIGELTFPILPGEGALSLDMRAQSYGYALFCETILRLLDGSVVVRSQSSPIEREGRVSRFYPLNAVQSLMAEPRNGLALADLARLYRALYLPPRLKPPDWLVDRLEESRSEVLSEVAQQWP is encoded by the coding sequence ATGATTATAGGTCTTGGAAAAAAAATCCTCTTTGCCGGGACTCGCGGTTTGAGCGTGCGGTGCTTGGCGTTTCTTGCTGACGTCCTCGGATCGAGCCGCATAGCAGCGGTTTTAGGTGCCCCGCGAGATGATGATCCTTGGTGGAAGGGCGAGAGCTGGATCGAGTTGTGGGACTTGGCCGATCTGCGTGGCATCAGATACGTGTCGGAAGATGAAGTCGAGACCGTTGATTACGATTCGATCGTCAGCGTGATGTGGAATAAGGTATTTTCGCCGGGCGTGCTGTCGGCCGCAACCTTTGGCGGAATAAATTTCCATCCCGCGAGACTTCCTGATTACCGTGGCAGCTTCGCAAGAACGCATGCGATTCTCAATGAAGACCGATCCTTCTCCGTAACGATGCATTACATTGTTGAGCGTGTCGATGCAGGAGACATCATAGGTGAGCTGACGTTCCCGATTTTGCCGGGAGAGGGCGCGCTTTCGCTAGACATGCGCGCCCAGTCTTACGGGTATGCTCTTTTCTGCGAAACCATTCTGAGACTTCTCGATGGGTCAGTCGTCGTACGGAGCCAGTCGTCGCCCATCGAGCGTGAAGGCCGTGTCTCAAGGTTCTATCCGCTTAATGCAGTTCAAAGCCTCATGGCCGAGCCGCGCAATGGACTGGCTCTGGCTGATTTGGCTCGTCTATATCGTGCCCTATACCTGCCCCCGCGCCTGAAGCCTCCTGACTGGTTGGTTGACCGATTAGAGGAGTCGAGAAGCGAGGTCCTCTCGGAAGTAGCGCAACAATGGCCTTGA
- a CDS encoding alkaline phosphatase family protein gives MKKKLIAILVDGLSANYVREHRHLLPNIYGLGESGTMVDRLGAAVPGTSMPGRSCMLTGATAASHGVYGNHILYNGAFKPAYPEDVRLPTIATLAKNAGLDVACVGAGMIRPEDTNVFIPPAWLRGFLRGSRFHKHIPADRLGRTRIISDIQGRLEPLGISSPYGHEPETLTVRDTPPVVSGFIADQLMIRTAAALANSDAPPDLILTEISMTDSTQHNFGYGSEVAHWAICVADTLIGSLINQLRQSGRIDDYAIAIASDHGHAEIRTAIFPEAIVPGINCECEGATLHVAVKNGQERANVTAALREFGVEEWTSEHIPEEEREAIATYVAPTFHSFEELPDHNIREKTGRPQYISTHGVRPGDPEDDRFCVFAGAGVSKLKIDNAKPEQYAASLARLLGLRNETNPAEALV, from the coding sequence ATGAAAAAGAAACTGATTGCAATTTTAGTCGATGGCCTGAGTGCCAACTACGTCCGTGAACACCGTCATCTCCTCCCGAATATTTATGGTTTGGGAGAGTCGGGCACGATGGTTGACAGACTCGGTGCAGCGGTGCCGGGAACGTCGATGCCTGGCCGCTCTTGTATGTTGACCGGCGCCACGGCCGCCTCGCACGGGGTCTACGGGAACCACATTTTGTACAATGGCGCGTTCAAGCCCGCTTATCCCGAAGACGTTCGATTGCCCACCATCGCGACGCTTGCGAAAAATGCGGGCCTTGATGTTGCGTGTGTCGGCGCTGGTATGATTCGACCAGAAGATACTAACGTCTTTATCCCGCCGGCCTGGCTCCGTGGCTTCTTGCGGGGAAGCAGGTTCCACAAACACATCCCCGCCGACAGATTGGGTCGCACCCGTATCATCAGTGATATCCAGGGCCGATTGGAACCACTTGGCATCAGTTCGCCCTATGGCCATGAACCTGAAACTCTTACCGTCCGCGATACTCCCCCGGTCGTTTCGGGATTCATTGCAGATCAACTCATGATTCGGACCGCCGCGGCGCTCGCCAATTCGGATGCGCCGCCGGACCTTATTCTCACGGAAATCAGCATGACCGACTCGACCCAGCACAATTTTGGCTACGGAAGCGAAGTTGCCCATTGGGCTATCTGTGTCGCCGATACCCTGATCGGTTCGCTCATCAATCAACTCCGGCAGTCCGGTCGCATTGACGACTATGCTATTGCAATTGCAAGCGATCACGGCCACGCGGAAATCAGGACGGCGATTTTCCCGGAAGCCATCGTACCAGGAATAAATTGCGAGTGCGAAGGCGCGACCTTGCACGTCGCCGTGAAAAACGGGCAGGAGCGGGCGAACGTTACTGCAGCACTCCGAGAGTTCGGTGTCGAGGAATGGACCAGCGAGCATATTCCTGAAGAAGAACGTGAAGCGATCGCGACCTACGTCGCTCCGACGTTTCATTCCTTTGAGGAACTGCCGGACCACAATATCCGCGAGAAAACAGGCAGACCACAGTACATTTCGACTCATGGTGTGCGTCCCGGTGACCCTGAGGATGATCGTTTCTGCGTTTTTGCCGGAGCAGGGGTTTCCAAATTGAAGATCGATAATGCTAAGCCAGAACAGTACGCGGCATCACTTGCGCGACTGTTGGGCCTGCGCAACGAAACGAACCCCGCTGAAGCCCTGGTCTGA
- a CDS encoding DeoR/GlpR family DNA-binding transcription regulator yields MSLSHNRQKKLIEIIQADGEVRIRDVMMHFNVSEETARRDIKQLEQDGLVVRVHGGAVATQQPKLLDISSRTISEPAGKSAIAGIAVDLLKPGQNVFMGGGSTVLSLARRISPLPEMRIVTNMVDTAIAAAEGHRHHVVVLGGDFNGDFRTVTGFAALRTLREQQIDIAFIGVNAVHPTQGVFDHEEAGQALAATLSEQARKIIVLADHNKFGLSARYRVLKHSEISTIITDQKPASDVMAALQSAGAEIVYPQNPS; encoded by the coding sequence ATGTCGCTCAGCCATAATCGACAAAAGAAACTGATCGAGATCATTCAAGCTGACGGCGAGGTGCGCATCCGTGACGTGATGATGCACTTCAACGTCTCAGAGGAGACTGCGCGACGAGATATCAAGCAACTCGAGCAGGATGGACTGGTGGTGCGCGTTCACGGTGGAGCGGTCGCCACTCAGCAGCCGAAGCTATTAGATATCTCGTCTCGTACAATCTCCGAGCCTGCCGGCAAGAGCGCCATCGCCGGGATCGCCGTAGACCTATTAAAGCCCGGCCAGAACGTGTTCATGGGCGGCGGCAGCACAGTGCTTTCATTAGCTCGTCGCATATCGCCTCTCCCCGAAATGCGTATAGTCACCAATATGGTCGACACCGCCATTGCCGCGGCCGAAGGGCACCGACATCACGTCGTCGTGCTCGGTGGCGATTTCAATGGCGATTTTCGAACCGTGACCGGCTTTGCCGCATTGCGCACGCTGCGTGAGCAGCAGATCGACATCGCATTCATCGGCGTCAATGCCGTGCATCCCACACAAGGTGTCTTCGACCACGAAGAAGCAGGCCAGGCTCTCGCTGCAACCTTATCTGAGCAGGCCCGAAAAATCATCGTCCTCGCCGATCACAACAAATTCGGCCTGTCGGCGCGCTACCGCGTACTCAAACATTCGGAAATCAGCACGATCATTACGGACCAGAAGCCGGCAAGCGACGTGATGGCGGCACTACAGTCGGCGGGAGCTGAAATTGTCTACCCGCAAAACCCGTCATAA
- a CDS encoding ABC transporter substrate-binding protein, with translation MQTTRRTFLGMTALAAGAMALPRTVMAAGQRPSLNIAVQDLRTILEPVDASSVANVSWRVQYSIYDQLLRTNYNDNFRLNFALAKSLKQIDAKTHEIVLRDNVKFHDGSMMTADDVVFSLSPERLRGEKAPGAAVFANFLSSIADVQKVDDRTVRLVTTTEDPVFANRLGAWGTQIISAQAWKAAESYDAWAARPVGTGPYRIGEVRTGDEITLIAHDEYWGGQPPFTSIRFKRLPEIAARIAGLKAGDYDIVTDITPDHISEIDGVSGLSVAGGEAMWFRFLTFAPLKTPILRDVNLRRALAFAIDRDALAEGLWNGRAKALTGWQLPIFGEINDPDRKGVSYDPAMAKELLAKSSYKGEEIPYPTVGTYYPMQLPDNQALVEMWKAAGINVKLIMCENWDQVDNLGGINDSSGGAFYADPVSMLWQILGPTNSLQVTGGWANAEFNKLGHELETTTDLAKRKAAFKRMQDIVEIDDPCITPLHSMPFIYGQKKDIDWQPNPLPQMYLGPKLPSEPVA, from the coding sequence ATGCAAACGACACGTCGCACATTTCTCGGCATGACGGCGCTGGCGGCTGGCGCCATGGCATTGCCGCGCACAGTCATGGCAGCGGGCCAACGTCCCAGCCTCAATATTGCGGTTCAGGATCTGCGCACCATTCTGGAGCCGGTGGATGCTTCTTCCGTCGCCAACGTTTCCTGGCGGGTGCAGTACAGCATCTACGATCAGCTGCTGCGCACGAATTACAATGACAATTTCCGACTCAATTTCGCGCTCGCAAAGTCACTAAAGCAGATCGATGCGAAGACCCATGAAATCGTCTTGCGCGATAATGTGAAGTTCCATGATGGCTCGATGATGACGGCGGACGACGTAGTGTTTTCGTTAAGCCCTGAGCGGCTGCGCGGCGAAAAGGCCCCGGGTGCCGCGGTCTTCGCCAACTTCCTCTCATCAATCGCCGACGTCCAGAAGGTCGACGATCGCACAGTCCGCCTGGTCACAACAACGGAAGATCCCGTTTTTGCCAATCGCCTTGGCGCCTGGGGCACTCAGATCATCAGTGCCCAGGCTTGGAAAGCTGCCGAGAGCTATGACGCCTGGGCTGCAAGGCCTGTCGGCACGGGCCCCTACAGGATCGGTGAAGTGCGCACCGGTGACGAGATCACTCTCATCGCCCACGACGAATACTGGGGCGGCCAGCCGCCGTTCACCTCGATCCGCTTCAAGCGGCTGCCAGAAATTGCTGCCCGTATTGCCGGCCTCAAAGCCGGCGACTACGACATCGTCACCGATATCACCCCGGACCACATTTCGGAGATCGACGGTGTCAGCGGTCTGTCTGTGGCGGGCGGCGAGGCCATGTGGTTCCGCTTTCTCACATTTGCTCCGCTCAAGACTCCGATCCTGAGGGATGTCAATTTGCGTCGGGCGCTCGCTTTTGCCATCGATCGGGATGCGCTTGCCGAGGGCCTCTGGAATGGTCGCGCCAAGGCGCTCACCGGTTGGCAGTTGCCGATCTTCGGTGAGATCAACGATCCGGACCGCAAGGGCGTCTCGTACGATCCGGCCATGGCCAAGGAACTGCTTGCCAAATCGTCCTACAAGGGCGAGGAAATTCCTTATCCGACCGTCGGTACCTATTACCCGATGCAGCTTCCCGACAATCAGGCTCTGGTCGAGATGTGGAAGGCGGCCGGCATTAACGTCAAGCTGATCATGTGCGAGAATTGGGACCAGGTCGACAACCTTGGTGGCATCAACGACTCCTCGGGGGGTGCCTTTTACGCCGACCCTGTTTCGATGCTGTGGCAAATCCTCGGTCCGACGAATTCGCTACAGGTCACGGGCGGCTGGGCCAATGCCGAGTTCAACAAACTCGGACACGAACTCGAGACGACGACCGATCTTGCCAAACGCAAGGCCGCTTTCAAGCGCATGCAGGACATTGTCGAAATCGACGATCCCTGCATCACGCCGCTGCACTCGATGCCATTCATCTACGGGCAGAAGAAGGACATCGATTGGCAACCCAACCCACTGCCACAGATGTATCTTGGTCCCAAACTGCCATCTGAACCGGTGGCGTAA
- a CDS encoding ABC transporter ATP-binding protein: MLTMFARNSAVPALLSAAPPITTCAKPAMKIAGLTVAFDGVPVLHGVDLLVNKGEAVGIVGESGCGKSVTWRAVLGLLPKSASINGEARMEDTNLAGAPQAVLDKFRGGRIAMIFQDPASALNPVHRIGAQIIEALRLHRGLLGAAARAEARRLLDQVGIPDAERRLNAYPHELSGGQNQRVMIAIALAGQPELLIADEPTTALDATVQAQILLLLKQIQRDTGMALVMISHDLAAVAAVCDRLCVMYAGRIVEEAPTRVLLTDPQHPYTRDLIGAIPPSDGPRTRLTSIPGGPPHGFLPSGCAYAPRCRSTDGRCSNMKPDLARVSSQHVVRCIHVGEGVRQ, encoded by the coding sequence ATGCTCACAATGTTCGCTAGGAACAGCGCGGTCCCCGCGCTGTTATCCGCTGCTCCTCCCATAACCACTTGCGCCAAACCGGCTATGAAAATCGCCGGTCTGACGGTAGCGTTTGATGGCGTGCCGGTGCTGCATGGGGTCGACCTTCTCGTCAACAAGGGCGAGGCGGTCGGCATTGTCGGCGAATCCGGTTGCGGCAAGTCCGTTACCTGGCGCGCCGTGCTCGGCCTATTGCCAAAATCCGCGAGCATCAACGGTGAGGCTCGGATGGAGGACACCAACCTTGCCGGTGCGCCACAGGCGGTTCTGGATAAATTCCGCGGCGGTCGCATCGCGATGATCTTCCAGGACCCGGCGAGCGCGCTCAATCCGGTCCATCGCATCGGCGCCCAGATAATCGAGGCACTGCGCCTGCACCGAGGTCTGCTCGGCGCCGCTGCACGCGCCGAGGCGAGGCGACTGTTGGACCAGGTCGGGATCCCCGACGCTGAAAGAAGGCTCAATGCCTATCCTCACGAACTGTCGGGCGGTCAGAACCAGCGGGTAATGATCGCCATCGCGCTGGCCGGACAGCCCGAGCTCCTTATCGCGGATGAGCCGACGACCGCTCTCGATGCCACAGTGCAAGCCCAAATCCTGCTGTTGCTCAAGCAGATCCAACGCGACACCGGCATGGCGCTGGTCATGATCAGCCATGATCTGGCCGCCGTGGCGGCGGTTTGCGACCGGCTGTGTGTCATGTATGCCGGCCGGATCGTCGAGGAAGCGCCGACGCGAGTGCTTTTGACAGATCCGCAACATCCTTACACGCGCGACCTTATCGGAGCGATTCCTCCCTCGGACGGGCCGCGTACTAGGCTGACGTCCATTCCGGGCGGCCCGCCCCACGGTTTCTTGCCGTCCGGCTGCGCCTACGCGCCCCGCTGTCGAAGTACCGATGGCCGGTGCAGCAATATGAAACCTGACCTGGCAAGGGTTTCGTCGCAGCACGTCGTCCGCTGCATCCATGTCGGCGAAGGGGTACGTCAATGA
- a CDS encoding ABC transporter ATP-binding protein produces the protein MTLLRLNAVSRRYPIGAQVFGQKNFLTAVDAVSLEVRKGQTTGVVGESGCGKSTTGRIALGLEQADGGQVLFEGIPLPQADTKDWRAKRQRMQLVFQDTLAALDRRMTVGDLIAEPLIIHRIGKARDHAQRVLELLEAVGLSRHHQALYPHQLSGGQRQRVVLARALAPNPSLLVCDEPVSALDVSVQAQIVNLLMDLQREHGLGILFISHDLRIVRHVSDRIVVMYLGRVVEEGRADAVIDRPAHPYTRALVSALPRLPGGFEHYVPLPGEPPSPADRPQGCPFHPRCALAKDICRNSEPPLLPTEPERQVACHLVTD, from the coding sequence ATGACATTGTTGCGTCTCAATGCGGTTAGCCGCCGATATCCGATCGGGGCACAAGTCTTCGGACAAAAGAACTTTCTGACCGCAGTCGATGCGGTGTCGCTGGAGGTCCGCAAAGGCCAGACGACCGGCGTCGTTGGCGAATCCGGCTGCGGAAAATCCACTACCGGACGCATTGCGCTGGGTTTGGAGCAAGCCGATGGCGGGCAGGTCCTGTTCGAGGGAATTCCACTGCCGCAGGCTGACACAAAGGATTGGCGTGCGAAGCGGCAGCGCATGCAGCTTGTCTTCCAGGATACCTTGGCAGCGCTCGACCGGCGAATGACGGTAGGCGATCTGATTGCCGAGCCCTTGATCATCCATCGGATCGGCAAAGCCAGAGATCATGCGCAACGTGTTCTGGAACTTCTCGAAGCCGTCGGTCTCAGCAGGCATCACCAAGCGCTCTATCCGCATCAGCTTTCCGGCGGCCAGCGCCAACGCGTGGTGCTGGCGCGCGCGCTCGCGCCGAACCCATCGCTTCTGGTTTGCGACGAGCCCGTGTCCGCGCTCGACGTTTCCGTCCAGGCGCAAATCGTCAACCTGCTCATGGACCTTCAGCGCGAACACGGGCTGGGCATTCTCTTCATCAGCCACGACCTGAGGATCGTTCGACATGTCAGCGACCGTATCGTCGTCATGTATCTCGGTCGGGTGGTTGAGGAAGGACGTGCTGACGCCGTCATCGATCGACCGGCTCATCCTTACACGCGGGCGCTCGTGTCGGCTCTGCCGAGGCTTCCAGGTGGCTTCGAGCACTATGTCCCCTTACCCGGCGAACCGCCAAGTCCCGCCGATCGGCCGCAGGGATGTCCTTTCCATCCACGCTGTGCCCTGGCAAAAGACATCTGCCGCAACAGCGAACCGCCTCTCCTACCAACGGAACCGGAACGGCAGGTTGCTTGCCATCTGGTGACAGACTGA
- a CDS encoding ABC transporter permease produces the protein MTSFVYYIAPKILRAALSIVVVVTLTFVVLRASGDPALQILGPSARAPDLEAFRQRWGLDQPLYIQYVHYLWAALQGDFGNSMLGGRPAMQLVLERMPLTLALMLPALALNVLIGIPIGAYAAMHRDSWIDRCVMMLTVLGFTVPSFVLGLLFILIFSVTLGLFPSGGADKWQSFVLPVLTLGIGGAAVIARFTRSAMIEVLSQLYVVAASAKGVTWRQVIHYHALPNALIPILTLLGLMLGGQVAGAVLVEAVFGWPGIGQLLVISVGNRDLAVVQVILLLVALTMTSANLMMDLLYGVIDPRLRTNRSASH, from the coding sequence ATGACATCCTTCGTCTATTATATCGCCCCCAAGATCCTGCGGGCTGCCCTCTCGATCGTAGTGGTCGTCACCCTGACATTCGTCGTGCTGCGTGCCTCGGGCGATCCTGCGCTGCAAATCCTCGGGCCGAGCGCTCGCGCTCCGGATCTCGAGGCGTTCCGGCAGCGCTGGGGATTGGATCAGCCTCTTTACATCCAGTATGTCCACTATCTCTGGGCCGCCTTGCAGGGCGACTTCGGAAACTCGATGTTGGGCGGCAGGCCTGCAATGCAGCTGGTCCTTGAGAGAATGCCCCTGACGCTAGCGCTGATGCTCCCTGCGCTCGCACTGAATGTTCTGATAGGCATTCCGATCGGCGCTTATGCCGCCATGCACCGCGACAGCTGGATCGACAGGTGCGTGATGATGCTGACAGTGCTTGGCTTCACGGTTCCGAGTTTCGTTCTCGGGCTACTGTTCATTCTGATCTTTTCGGTGACACTTGGATTGTTTCCATCGGGCGGCGCTGACAAGTGGCAAAGTTTCGTCCTGCCGGTGCTGACGCTTGGCATTGGTGGTGCGGCCGTCATCGCCCGCTTCACCCGCAGCGCCATGATCGAGGTCTTATCCCAACTCTATGTAGTGGCTGCCAGCGCCAAGGGCGTTACCTGGCGCCAGGTCATCCACTATCACGCTTTGCCCAACGCGCTGATTCCCATTCTTACGCTCTTGGGCCTCATGCTGGGTGGGCAAGTGGCCGGAGCAGTGCTTGTCGAAGCTGTCTTCGGCTGGCCGGGCATCGGCCAGCTTCTCGTGATTTCTGTTGGAAACCGCGATCTGGCTGTCGTGCAGGTCATCCTTCTTCTCGTTGCGCTGACGATGACCTCCGCGAACCTGATGATGGACCTGCTCTATGGCGTGATTGATCCACGTCTGCGGACAAATCGCTCCGCATCGCACTGA
- a CDS encoding ABC transporter permease, with protein sequence MQKKQKIDPPTLIAALWLCLMLLIAIAAPLIAPHDITAMDLRHRLDPPFGFGGTVSHLFGTDDLGRDVASRLYFSIRTSLLIAFSATLISVFIGTAIGFVAAYFRGVVEHFLLLLIDVQASLPFLIVALAMLAFFGNSLVLFVGLMGLYGWERNARLARGLALAAGAQGYAGATRQLGAHPLRIYLRHILPNSAATLLVAATVTFPEIVLVESGLSFLGLGVQPPMTSLGVMVGTGREYITRASWMLLAPSIVIVVTAMAISVLGDSLRDKLDPTLR encoded by the coding sequence GTGCAAAAGAAACAAAAAATCGACCCGCCGACGCTCATTGCGGCGCTCTGGCTTTGCCTTATGCTGCTGATCGCGATCGCCGCACCGCTGATTGCGCCACATGACATCACCGCGATGGATCTCCGCCACCGCCTCGATCCGCCTTTCGGTTTCGGCGGAACGGTCTCGCATCTGTTCGGAACCGATGATCTCGGTCGTGACGTCGCGTCGCGACTCTACTTCTCAATCCGCACAAGTCTCCTGATTGCCTTCAGCGCAACTCTGATCAGCGTCTTCATCGGAACGGCGATCGGATTTGTCGCAGCTTATTTCCGCGGTGTTGTGGAGCATTTCCTGCTGCTGCTCATCGACGTTCAGGCCTCGCTTCCGTTTCTTATCGTGGCACTTGCAATGCTGGCCTTTTTCGGCAATTCGCTCGTGCTGTTCGTCGGGCTGATGGGGCTTTACGGATGGGAACGCAACGCCCGCCTGGCGCGCGGACTGGCACTTGCGGCTGGCGCTCAAGGATATGCCGGCGCCACCCGGCAGCTCGGCGCGCATCCCTTGCGGATCTACCTTCGCCACATATTGCCGAACAGTGCCGCCACGCTGCTGGTGGCGGCGACCGTGACCTTTCCGGAGATCGTCCTTGTGGAAAGCGGACTCTCCTTCCTCGGCCTCGGCGTTCAGCCACCTATGACCAGCCTCGGCGTCATGGTGGGTACCGGTCGCGAATATATCACCCGCGCTTCCTGGATGTTGCTTGCCCCCAGCATTGTCATCGTGGTCACGGCCATGGCCATCAGCGTTCTTGGCGACTCACTCCGCGACAAACTCGATCCTACGCTCAGGTAA